A region of Candidatus Peregrinibacteria bacterium DNA encodes the following proteins:
- a CDS encoding S-layer homology domain-containing protein has translation MFKGFIDYLLGHLRQLHFDLKSSKHTFSWVLILSILAASVAGVQYTQLGLQTSVLTLEMPKDFDGTVYPLALTPKWHELTTAEYRETYNNIPQSKMQQMPRYNPSTLQASLSTLGYSDEENSVRDAKITYSVAYLGNYELDGVEYAGSHPAIDIKAPIGTPVHSIANGVVTKVADEAYGFGLHVVVKHINVPMVDGGKQTVFSSYNHMSEILVKQGQVVSRGEVVGKVGTTGTSTTPHLHFQLDKGGTNDGIGDSALWHPYWPFTYNDYASQGLTFFDAINQGIGQENAIKYTLNPMSFVQSNLVADTGVITSSVDQVITEDLVDEPVVTEPVVEPKVDDVVPDVITPEVPVVTEVPDVIAPEVPVITEVPDVIADNTVVPTKPNYSLEISSKDTYLVGNLMEFEISIKDNSGEIVEDPFFAGAIILSSTDSSIASLRTQTIDRSSFENGKTLIMAEAEKAGDFKLRIPFSDSIYESNLVTVRDDMKDINGFSVEHDGLFSVGVPETLTIIPVDKNGDRTSYTIFGEVKVTLVQGEGTISKNVLQIDDFSEGIAHMEVTPKAEKDIVVSVAHSFIKGTSAPLKSGAPLFSDLSQNHENYEAIRHLKQRNVISGYPDGTFKPEKGVSRVEALKLIFAGLEAVVPDAESLKFMLADLFPDQWYAPYVAHAINEGVVKGYPDGTFKPSQTVNKAEFAKMLVLGLAIDMDMTVAPDSPIIGSDVRPSDWFYPYVEFLIDNEIMELTDNRFNPTEPMDRGKVAEAIWRVIESQ, from the coding sequence ATGTTCAAAGGATTCATCGATTATCTTCTAGGTCATCTACGACAACTTCATTTTGATTTGAAGAGTTCGAAACATACTTTTTCGTGGGTTTTGATTTTAAGTATATTGGCGGCTTCCGTCGCCGGAGTGCAATATACTCAACTTGGATTGCAAACTTCAGTCCTTACACTTGAGATGCCAAAAGATTTTGATGGTACGGTTTACCCTCTGGCTTTGACTCCAAAGTGGCATGAGCTTACAACGGCTGAATACAGAGAAACATATAATAATATTCCTCAAAGCAAAATGCAGCAAATGCCGAGATATAATCCTAGTACACTGCAAGCGTCATTGAGCACTCTTGGGTATTCTGATGAAGAAAATTCTGTTAGAGATGCAAAAATAACTTATTCTGTTGCATATTTGGGTAATTATGAATTAGATGGTGTTGAATATGCCGGTAGTCATCCTGCTATCGATATCAAAGCCCCTATCGGAACTCCTGTTCATAGTATTGCAAATGGAGTTGTGACAAAGGTTGCGGATGAAGCTTATGGTTTCGGGTTACATGTAGTTGTAAAACATATCAACGTTCCAATGGTTGATGGTGGTAAGCAAACCGTATTTTCATCTTACAATCATATGAGTGAGATTCTTGTTAAACAAGGTCAGGTTGTTTCACGTGGTGAAGTAGTTGGTAAGGTGGGAACCACAGGTACGTCTACGACACCTCATTTGCATTTCCAACTTGACAAAGGTGGTACGAATGATGGGATTGGAGATAGCGCCCTATGGCATCCTTATTGGCCTTTTACTTACAATGATTATGCATCTCAGGGACTTACCTTCTTTGATGCTATCAATCAAGGTATAGGTCAGGAAAATGCTATTAAGTACACACTTAATCCTATGTCATTTGTACAATCTAATCTTGTTGCAGATACAGGGGTTATCACTTCAAGTGTTGATCAGGTGATAACAGAAGATTTGGTGGATGAGCCTGTCGTAACTGAGCCTGTTGTTGAACCGAAGGTTGATGATGTAGTACCAGATGTGATCACTCCTGAAGTGCCGGTTGTCACAGAGGTGCCAGATGTAATCGCTCCTGAAGTACCGGTTATCACAGAGGTGCCGGATGTAATTGCTGATAATACTGTAGTACCTACAAAACCTAACTACTCTCTTGAGATATCTTCCAAAGACACATATTTAGTAGGAAATCTAATGGAATTTGAAATATCTATCAAAGATAATTCAGGTGAAATTGTAGAAGATCCTTTTTTTGCCGGAGCGATCATACTTTCCTCTACCGATTCCAGTATTGCATCTTTGAGAACTCAAACTATAGACCGTTCTTCATTTGAAAATGGTAAAACTCTCATTATGGCAGAAGCTGAAAAAGCAGGGGATTTTAAACTTCGAATACCTTTCTCAGATAGTATATATGAATCAAATTTAGTTACAGTACGTGATGATATGAAAGATATTAATGGATTTAGTGTTGAGCATGATGGACTGTTTAGCGTTGGGGTACCTGAGACTTTGACAATAATTCCTGTTGATAAAAATGGAGACCGTACTTCTTATACGATTTTTGGTGAGGTTAAGGTGACTTTGGTTCAAGGGGAAGGAACTATTAGTAAAAATGTTCTGCAAATTGATGATTTCAGTGAAGGCATCGCTCATATGGAAGTAACTCCTAAAGCTGAAAAAGATATAGTTGTAAGTGTGGCTCATTCCTTTATCAAAGGAACGAGTGCGCCGCTCAAGAGCGGCGCTCCACTCTTCTCCGATTTATCTCAGAATCATGAAAACTACGAAGCGATTAGACATCTCAAACAACGTAATGTTATCTCAGGATATCCTGATGGAACATTTAAACCGGAAAAAGGTGTGTCTCGTGTAGAAGCTTTGAAACTTATATTTGCAGGGCTTGAAGCAGTTGTGCCGGACGCTGAGTCATTAAAATTCATGCTGGCTGATTTATTCCCTGATCAATGGTATGCACCATACGTTGCTCATGCTATTAACGAAGGAGTGGTAAAAGGTTACCCGGATGGCACTTTCAAACCATCTCAGACCGTAAACAAGGCTGAATTCGCCAAAATGTTAGTGCTTGGCCTCGCTATAGACATGGATATGACAGTTGCACCTGATTCACCAATTATAGGATCTGACGTTAGACCAAGTGATTGGTTCTATCCATACGTTGAGTTCTTAATTGACAACGAAATTATGGAGTTAACAGATAACAGATTTAATCCAACTGAACCGATGGATCGTGGAAAGGTTGCTGAAGCTATCTGGAGAGTTATCGAGAGCCAGTAG
- a CDS encoding peptidoglycan-binding protein codes for MFKRFNTLLTVTVLFATLFHVSVSFADATDIMMPYKQTFITTAYYSPLPDQDHYVTGSYYGDTRLNGNGTNGASGAEVFPGMLAAPKSYPFGFKIDIPGIGISEIQDRGGAIVHAGELGQEHDRLDVWMGAGDAGLRRALLWGKRTVLATVYGARPELLITAGFSGWDENELALVKYWKENVPQYIGGTVAKLFPTDLWFGQNSEKVAEMQQLLADLGYFFEDIDGTYNDATAQAVYYFQRDNDLVYDWSELGSGHFGPQTRITIEKAKELLEKGEYVNQTAYLEKIQKYDDLKEEFTVYTDDLYLGSKGEDVRELQKDLITLGYLRTEVSGFYGEVTENAVKHFQMKTGIIATKESQGAGVVGRRTRSTLNALFDKRIETKGMLASKRDDTQAVVLLASTDEVVETKEEVLSIDDSAEIIEIEDLKAVEDIIIEEAVSALAFGSRGSEVKSLQSELRNRGYFNSGFLTTYFGEKTKDALIAFQLDYELISDPSDTDAGVLTSETRELLFS; via the coding sequence ATGTTTAAACGTTTTAATACTCTACTTACTGTAACAGTGCTATTTGCAACTTTATTTCATGTAAGCGTCAGCTTCGCTGACGCCACTGATATAATGATGCCCTATAAGCAAACTTTTATCACGACTGCATATTACTCTCCCCTACCCGATCAGGATCATTATGTAACCGGATCATATTATGGAGATACACGTTTGAATGGTAATGGAACTAATGGTGCCAGTGGTGCTGAGGTTTTCCCCGGTATGCTTGCCGCACCTAAGTCTTATCCTTTTGGATTTAAAATAGATATCCCGGGGATTGGTATTTCTGAAATTCAAGATCGTGGAGGTGCGATAGTTCATGCGGGAGAGCTCGGTCAAGAGCACGATAGGCTGGATGTCTGGATGGGAGCCGGTGATGCCGGCTTACGTAGAGCTCTTTTATGGGGCAAACGTACAGTTCTAGCAACAGTTTATGGAGCTAGACCTGAGCTTTTAATTACTGCAGGATTTTCCGGATGGGATGAAAATGAACTTGCACTTGTTAAGTATTGGAAAGAAAATGTCCCCCAATATATTGGGGGAACCGTCGCTAAGTTATTTCCAACTGATCTTTGGTTTGGTCAAAACTCAGAGAAAGTAGCAGAAATGCAACAGCTGTTGGCAGATTTGGGTTATTTCTTTGAAGATATAGATGGGACTTATAATGATGCGACAGCTCAAGCAGTATATTATTTTCAACGTGATAATGACCTTGTATATGATTGGTCGGAATTAGGTTCCGGGCATTTTGGACCGCAAACTAGAATCACAATAGAAAAAGCCAAAGAACTTTTAGAAAAAGGTGAATATGTGAATCAAACCGCTTATCTTGAGAAAATACAAAAATATGATGATTTGAAGGAGGAATTCACTGTTTATACAGATGATTTATATTTGGGATCAAAAGGTGAAGACGTTAGAGAATTACAAAAAGATTTGATTACACTTGGTTATTTGCGTACAGAAGTTAGTGGTTTCTATGGTGAGGTTACAGAGAATGCAGTTAAGCATTTTCAGATGAAAACGGGTATTATTGCGACGAAGGAGTCACAGGGAGCTGGCGTTGTTGGACGGCGTACACGTTCAACTTTAAATGCTTTGTTTGATAAAAGAATTGAAACCAAGGGTATGCTTGCCTCAAAAAGAGATGATACACAAGCTGTTGTCCTATTGGCTTCTACAGATGAAGTCGTTGAGACCAAAGAGGAAGTCCTTAGTATTGATGATTCTGCTGAAATTATTGAAATTGAAGATCTTAAAGCAGTTGAAGATATTATAATCGAAGAAGCTGTATCGGCGCTCGCATTTGGTTCAAGAGGTTCTGAGGTAAAATCATTGCAGTCAGAGCTTAGAAATCGTGGATATTTTAATTCCGGTTTTTTAACTACGTATTTTGGTGAAAAAACCAAAGATGCCTTGATTGCTTTCCAGCTTGATTATGAGTTGATCTCAGATCCATCCGATACTGATGCCGGAGTTTTAACTTCTGAAACTAGAGAATTGTTATTTTCATAA
- a CDS encoding DUF87 domain-containing protein has translation MVFLLVRIPRKDSKEDIEKTRELYSASNDFKEAVGVMAHFFDQLAGGLGCGDMEYKLRLKKQEFISFEYAVQEKLINFYIVCPNELIDMVEKQITGFFPDCFLERVEDYNIFHPGAKVAGRPLQLTRPSATWLPIKHYQVMPSDPLNSIINVMSKFEEDEGAAIQIMLRPTIQEWWQKKGQEHAKEMFSGKDGGNGFIYYLNPFRWLSGLLNILVRGEKAEELAEAAADQGGRSTPLTDEQVKSIEEKCGAPGFETVIRLITAAPTKRRANILLNSLYGAFAQFSMGNCNGLVKVRYFSLKSFLVNFIFRNMKRTWTERLTAPKQMILTPNEVASLFHIPDVRYNTSPTINWMNYKIAPLPNNAPKEGILLGENVYRGTRTPVYMKHLDRFRHFYVIGQTGTGKSSIFQVMIRQDLKAGNGICVIDPHGDLVESVLPFVPRERADDVIYFNPSDLERPMGLNLLEAGSEAEMDLVALEAMNIMIKMFDEEVFGPRIQDYFRNGCLTLMADKKEGGALTDIVRLFTDDAFQAYKVKRVSNPIVKSFWTEQMAKTGAREKAEMIPYFAAKFGQFITNAMMRNIIGQTKSSFDFGKVMQDGKILLMNLSKGETGDINSKLLGLIITSKIQMAAMQRQKVAQEDRCPFFLYIDEFQNYVTDSIESILSEARKYRLGLNLAHQYIAQIDPNAGGGGRKGGGVNIKDAVFGNVGSIMCYKIGATDAEYMAKEMAPVFSEQDLVNMDKYKAVMKLSIDTQPSKPFSIIPTNPYLEEGDKKMGEAIKQLSRLKYGRDRDFVSRQIIRRIGLVPPDEQAAAAMKKVQGE, from the coding sequence ATGGTTTTCTTATTGGTTCGTATTCCTCGGAAGGATTCTAAGGAGGATATAGAGAAGACGCGTGAGCTTTATTCTGCGAGTAATGATTTCAAAGAGGCTGTTGGTGTTATGGCGCATTTTTTTGACCAGTTAGCCGGAGGCCTTGGTTGTGGTGATATGGAGTACAAATTGAGATTGAAAAAACAAGAATTCATTTCTTTTGAGTATGCTGTACAAGAGAAGCTCATTAATTTTTATATAGTTTGTCCGAATGAGCTTATCGATATGGTGGAAAAACAAATCACAGGTTTTTTCCCAGATTGTTTTTTGGAACGAGTTGAGGATTATAATATTTTCCACCCTGGTGCAAAGGTCGCCGGTAGACCACTACAGTTGACTAGGCCAAGTGCAACATGGCTTCCTATAAAGCATTACCAGGTTATGCCTTCTGACCCTCTAAATAGTATTATTAATGTAATGTCTAAATTTGAGGAAGATGAGGGTGCTGCAATTCAGATTATGCTTCGACCTACTATTCAAGAATGGTGGCAGAAAAAGGGGCAAGAGCATGCGAAGGAAATGTTCTCTGGCAAAGATGGTGGCAATGGGTTTATTTATTATTTAAATCCATTTAGATGGTTGAGTGGGCTTTTGAATATATTGGTGCGCGGTGAGAAAGCTGAAGAACTTGCAGAGGCTGCGGCGGACCAAGGTGGACGCAGTACTCCGCTTACTGATGAACAGGTGAAATCTATTGAAGAAAAATGTGGCGCTCCTGGATTTGAGACTGTGATTAGACTTATTACGGCAGCCCCGACCAAGAGACGTGCTAATATTTTGTTAAATAGTCTTTATGGTGCTTTTGCTCAATTCTCAATGGGTAATTGTAATGGACTTGTGAAGGTTAGATACTTTTCTTTGAAGAGTTTTCTTGTTAATTTCATTTTTCGAAATATGAAGCGTACTTGGACTGAAAGGCTTACCGCTCCAAAACAGATGATTCTTACTCCGAATGAAGTAGCAAGTCTTTTTCATATCCCAGATGTACGATACAACACCTCCCCTACTATTAATTGGATGAATTATAAAATCGCCCCACTCCCTAATAATGCACCAAAAGAAGGTATTTTGCTTGGTGAGAATGTCTACCGTGGGACGCGTACCCCTGTATATATGAAGCATCTAGATAGATTTAGACATTTCTATGTTATTGGGCAGACAGGTACCGGTAAGTCTTCTATTTTTCAAGTTATGATTCGTCAGGATTTGAAAGCTGGAAACGGTATATGTGTTATCGATCCACATGGTGATCTTGTTGAAAGTGTTTTACCATTTGTGCCGAGGGAACGTGCCGATGATGTGATTTATTTTAATCCATCTGATCTTGAGCGTCCTATGGGATTAAATTTACTCGAAGCCGGCTCTGAGGCTGAGATGGACTTAGTTGCACTTGAAGCTATGAATATCATGATTAAGATGTTCGATGAAGAGGTATTCGGTCCTCGTATTCAGGATTATTTCCGAAATGGTTGTTTGACCCTTATGGCTGATAAAAAAGAAGGTGGAGCTTTAACCGATATTGTAAGGCTCTTTACTGACGATGCGTTTCAAGCATATAAAGTGAAAAGAGTTTCGAATCCGATTGTAAAATCTTTCTGGACTGAACAAATGGCCAAAACCGGTGCTCGTGAAAAGGCTGAGATGATTCCTTACTTTGCTGCAAAGTTCGGTCAATTTATTACAAATGCGATGATGCGTAATATTATCGGGCAGACCAAATCTTCGTTTGATTTTGGTAAAGTTATGCAAGACGGCAAGATTCTTCTTATGAATCTTTCAAAAGGTGAAACCGGAGATATCAACTCAAAGCTTCTTGGACTTATCATTACATCAAAGATCCAGATGGCAGCTATGCAAAGACAGAAAGTTGCGCAAGAAGATCGCTGTCCATTCTTCCTATATATTGATGAGTTCCAGAACTATGTAACAGATAGTATAGAATCTATTCTTTCTGAGGCTCGTAAGTACCGTCTTGGGCTAAATTTGGCACATCAGTATATAGCACAGATCGATCCAAATGCCGGTGGCGGCGGTAGGAAAGGAGGGGGAGTAAATATCAAGGATGCAGTATTTGGTAACGTTGGTTCGATAATGTGTTACAAGATTGGTGCAACCGACGCTGAGTACATGGCAAAAGAAATGGCCCCTGTGTTCTCTGAACAAGATCTTGTAAATATGGATAAATATAAAGCTGTGATGAAGCTATCTATCGATACTCAGCCAAGTAAACCTTTTTCTATTATTCCTACAAATCCATATCTTGAAGAGGGCGATAAGAAAATGGGTGAAGCGATCAAGCAACTTTCTCGTTTGAAATATGGACGTGATCGTGATTTCGTAAGTCGTCAAATCATACGTCGTATAGGGCTTGTACCTCCGGATGAGCAGGCAGCTGCTGCAATGAAAAAGGTTCAAGGAGAGTAA